One Chaetodon trifascialis isolate fChaTrf1 chromosome 12, fChaTrf1.hap1, whole genome shotgun sequence DNA window includes the following coding sequences:
- the klhdc3l gene encoding actin-fragmin kinase — MTPAMSQSSPCLWTRLPQSSRSPRDRYKHACCSCDGHVYVLGGRHNSCLRDFWRYSVVCNEWTELSCSGEAAPEELEEHSMVAHEGFLYVFGGMLDSAYTRRRCPLWVFDIEKQKWVHWQGKTSPQTQTPTNRKGHSAVVLGSAMLLYGGFVDMKGSSQEFWSLDFDTMAWSLLTGAQGPGPRHSHSAMTYQSCMYLFGGLKGLREQRDFWRWNSSSHTWTSLRNKSGPSRLVGHSTVAYKDSMLLFGGGESQNSPKNGLWRYSFSTQTWSQAATLPGSDAPDKIHHCCAGLGPSYRSSTSSPCSSPGLQPGLLDGRLRPFKNKCFPAPLTFLGSEGAIELETFSPDRRYGSQRTPGQSELEGLIGRDAPRIGNCLTFENKAFRTQCTDEDLLNGDDEDAALHLPDLLLVLGGRPCSRHSPISIWQMTLSDS; from the exons ATGACGCCAGCTATGAGTCAGAGTAGCCCCTGCCTGTGGACTCGGCTCCCCCAGAGCAGCCGGTCCCCACGTGACCGCTACAAGCacgcctgctgcagctgtgatggaCATGTCTACGTCCTGGGAGGAAGACACAACAGCTGTCTGAGGGACTTCTGGAGGTACAGCGTGG tgtgtaaCGAGTGGACggagctgagctgcagcggTGAAGCTGctccagaggagctggaggagcactCTATGGTGGCCCACGAG GGCTTCCTGTATGTGTTTGGAGGCATGCTGGATTCTGCGTACACCAGGCGGAGGTGTCCCCTCTGGGTGTTTGACATCG AGAAGCAGAAGTGGGTGCACTGGCAGGGGAAGACGTCCCCGCAG ACCCAGACCCCCACCAACAGGAAAGGTCACAGCGCCGTGGTGCTGGGCTCTGCCATGCTGCTGTACGGAGGGTTTGTGGACATGAAGGGGTCCTCGCAGGAGTTCTGGAGTTTGGAttttg ACACGATGGCGTGGTCCCTGCTGACCGGAGCTCAGGGCCCGGGCCCCCGACACAGTCACTCAGCCATGACCTACCAGAGCTGCATGTACCTGTTTGGGGGCTTGAAAGGTTTGCGGGAGCAGAGAGACTTCTGGAGGTGGAACTCCAGCAGCCACACATGGACGTCCCTCAGAAACAA GTCCGGACCCTCCAGGCTGGTGGGCCACTCCACGGTGGCCTACAAGGACAGCATGCTTCTCTTTGGGGGAGGCGAGAGCCAGAACTCTCCTAAGAACGGCCTGTGGAGGTACAGCTTCAGCACCCAGACCTGGAGCCAGGCCGCCACGCTCCCAGGCTCCGACGCCCCGGACAAGATCCACCACTGCTGCGCTGGGCTCGGGCCCAGCTACCGGTCCAGCACCAGCAGCCCCTGCTCCAGCCCAGGACTCCAGCCCGGTCTGCTGGACGGGAGGCTGAGGCCCTTCAAGAACAAGTGCTTCCCTGCCCCGCTCACGTTTCTGGGGTCCGAGGGAGCCATCGAGCTGGAGACGTTCAGCCCGGACAGACGCTACGGCAGCCAGAGGACACCCGGCCAGTCAGAGCTGGAGGGCCTGATCGGGAGAGACGCACCGCGCATTGGGAACTGCTTGACCTTTGAAAACAAGGCGTTCAGGACACAGTGCACCGACGAGGACCTGCTCAACGGGGACGATGAAGATGCGGCCCTTCATCTGcctgatctgctgctggtgctggggGGGCGGCcgtgcagcagacacagtccCATCTCCATTTGGCAAATGACTCTGAGCGACTCGTAA
- the gtpbp8 gene encoding GTP-binding protein 8: MFCPRLCLLLRPGTQGFTAPRQSAHKLASIQKATLLPPKKVQSLLYPFSDLQAYLHRSVDTTQFQLFHPSLEDMVKAEMLFCSSQFHKIDYYISAERMEHIPPLKQPEVCFIGRSNVGKSSLIKGLFALSPEVEVRVSKTPGHTKKMNFFRVGKAFTVVDMPGYGHRAPRDFVDMVEPYLYTRKNLVRTFLLVDGSVGLQKADMIALEMCEEMRCPYVVVVTKIDRCRHGTLLTNILDLQDVVKTQTSSCFPQPFLVSSLQFWGIYLLRCFIAHVTGSIKLKDTSQS, encoded by the exons atgTTTTGTCCCCGGCTGTGTCTCCTGCTTCGGCCTGGGACTCAGGGTTTCACTGCTCCCCGGCAGAGTGCCCATAAACTTGCTTCCATTCAGAAAGCCACTCTGCTTCCCCCAAAGAAAGTCCAAAGCTTGCTGTATCCCTTCAGCGATCTGCAGGCGTACCTGCACAG GTCTGTGGACACgacacagttccagctctttCATCCCAGTTTGGAGGATATGGTTAAAGCGGAGATGCTCTTCTGCTCTTCACAGTTTCATAAGATCGATTACTACATCTCTGCAGAGAGGATGGAGCACATACCTCCACTGAAACAGCCAGAG gtGTGTTTCATCGGCAGGAGCAACGTGGGAAAGTCGTCTCTCATCAAAGGTCTCTTCGCTCTGAGTCCCGAGGTCGAAGTCCGAGTGTCCAAAACTCCA GGTCACACAAAGAAGATGAACTTCTTCAGAGTGGGCAAAGCTTTCACCGTCGTCGACATGCCGGGATACGGACACAGAGCGCCCAGAGACTTTGTGGACATGGTGGAGCCGTACCTCTACACCAGGAAAAA TCTGGTGAGGACGTTCCTGCTGGTCGACGGCAGCGTCGGTCTTCAGAAGGCTGACATGATCGCACTGGAGATGTGTGAGGAGATGAGATGTCCATATGTG GTGGTGGTGACGAAGATTGACAGATGTCGGCACGGGACGCTGCTGACAAACATTCTGGATCTGCAGGATGTGGTGAAAACACAGACGTCGAGCTGCTTCCCGCAGCCGTTCCTGGTCAG ctccctCCAGTTTTGGGGGATCTACCTGCTGAGGTGCTTCATCGCTCATGTAACAGGGAGCATCAAGTTAAAGGACACGTCTCAGAGCTGA
- the slc10a2 gene encoding ileal sodium/bile acid cotransporter gives MATTAVPIGCEAHATVCSGTNCLVPPSNFNEILSLVLSTVLTVMLALVMFSMGCTVEIRKLWGHIKRPWGIIIGFLCQFGIMPFTAFALAMAFNVMPVQAIVIVIMGCCPGGTGSNIVCYWLDGDMDLSISMTACSSIMALGMMPLCLLIYTTTWTSSGSIQIPFDSIGITLAALLIPIAFGIYVKHRWSRAAKKILRVGSIAGFALILIIAVVGGVLYQSSWTIAPSLWIIGTIYPFIGFSLGFILARITGQPWYRCRTIALETGFQNAQLCSTIVQLSFSPAELEVMFAFPLIYSIFQLVVAIISVGGFQAYKRFHGRHSADTDREAIEDRDSEITKEKDYAVENSAYEFKEDGNSNERDKSSYKNTQL, from the exons ATGGCAACAACTGCGGTACCTATTGGCTGCGAAGCTCACGCCACGGTCTGCTCAGGCACAAACTGCCTCGTTCCTCCAAGCAACTTCAATGAAATCCTGAGCCTGGTGCTGAGCACAGTGCTCACCGTGATGCTGGCTTTGGTCATGTTCTCCATGGGTTGCACCGTGGAGATCAGAAAGCTGTGGGGCCACATCAAGAGGCCATGGGGCATCATCATCGGCTTCCTCTGCCAGTTCGGCATCATGCCTTTCACAGCCTTTGCCTTGGCAATGGCCTTCAATGTGATGCCTGTGCAGGCtattgtcattgtcatcatGGGCTGCTGTCCCGGAGGCACCGGATCGAACATTGTCTGCTACTGGCTGGATGGAGACATGGACCTAAG CATCAGTATGACAGCCTGTTCCTCCATCATGGCCCTGGGGATgatgcctctctgtctgctcattTACACCACCACCTGGACGTCCAGCGGCTCCATCCAGATCCCATTCGACAGCATTG GTATCACTCTCGCAGCCCTTCTTATTCCAATCGCTTTTGGAATTTATGTGAAACACAGATGGTCCCGAGCGGCAAAAAAGATCCTCAGG GTAGGATCCATTGCAGGCTTTGCCCTCATTCTCATCATCGCTGTGGTTGGAGGAGTTCTCTACCAGTCCTCCTGGACCATTGCGCCCTCCCTTTGGATTATTGGAACTATCTACCCCTTTATTGGTTTCAGCTTGGGGTTCATCCTGGCCCGCATTACAGGTCAACCCTGGTACAG ATGCCGAACCATTGCACTGGAGACTGGTTTCCAGAACGCCCAGCTGTGCAGCACCATCGTCCAGCTGTCCTTCAGCCCTGCTGAGTTGGAGGTCATGTTTGCATTCCCCCTCATCTACAGCATCTTCCAGCTGGTGGTGGCAATCATAAGTGTGGGAG GCTTCCAGGCGTACAAACGGTTCCACGGCCGTCATTCAGCTGATACAGACCGTGAGGCTATcgaagacagagacagtgaaatAACAAAAGAGAAGGACTACGCTGTGGAAAATAGCGCCTATGAGTTTAAAGAGGATGGGAACAGCAACGAGAGGGATAAGAGCTCTTACAAGAACACCCAGCTGTGA